From uncultured Bacteroides sp., a single genomic window includes:
- a CDS encoding DUF3836 domain-containing protein: protein MKKIVSSISTLVISITICLLFVCNPAANARKSQGFVYDKSKDKETVFLYDSVSCVLTPHLKYEFSYTDNNQLKSKKAYRWNTSTEQWIPYYLFTMTTAGEFQVQEFARWNNQKKDFSLDKQKSIFHKEAGTDNVNYISFKWNGRNDKWEVIDGDRFENDIALLINRSTKLQ from the coding sequence ATGAAAAAGATTGTATCAAGTATCAGTACATTAGTAATTAGTATTACTATTTGTTTATTGTTTGTATGTAACCCAGCTGCAAATGCCCGGAAATCTCAAGGTTTTGTCTATGACAAAAGTAAAGATAAGGAAACTGTATTTTTATATGACTCAGTTTCATGTGTTCTTACCCCTCATTTGAAATATGAATTTTCTTATACTGATAACAATCAGTTAAAAAGTAAAAAAGCTTATCGTTGGAATACTTCCACTGAGCAATGGATCCCTTATTATTTGTTTACTATGACTACTGCAGGAGAATTCCAAGTTCAGGAATTTGCTAGGTGGAACAATCAAAAAAAGGACTTCTCTCTTGATAAACAAAAATCTATTTTCCACAAAGAAGCAGGTACCGACAATGTAAACTATATCTCTTTTAAGTGGAATGGAAGAAATGATAAATGGGAAGTTATCGACGGTGACCGATTTGAGAATGACATTGCATTGCTAATTAATCGTTCTACTAAATTGCAATAA
- a CDS encoding HlyD family secretion protein: MDHKRKKLINNIVIVLVLVCGVTWVCSRFVHLGNVEYTDNAQVKQLIVPVNSRVQGFIKKICFEENQYVHKGDTLVLIEDTEFRFRVAQAEADYQNAISGKTVMSSSINTTQNNISVSDAGIQEAKIRLDNAEREYNRYKNLLGQGAVTKQQYDNIKTDYDASKARYELLVREKQSTTLVKQEQTHRLGQNTAGIKLAEAALGLAKLNLSYTVITAPCDGTTGRKNIQEGMLIQPGQALVDLVDENDKWIIANYKETQTANIHDGQKVEIEVDAIPNVVFKGTVESLAQATGASFSLFPQDNSAGNFVKVEQRIPIRIKFSHANRPDDLKRLRAGMNVECEVNY; the protein is encoded by the coding sequence ATGGATCATAAAAGAAAAAAGCTAATCAATAATATTGTTATCGTACTTGTACTTGTTTGCGGAGTTACTTGGGTATGTTCACGATTCGTTCATCTTGGAAATGTAGAGTATACAGACAATGCACAGGTGAAACAATTGATTGTACCAGTAAACTCACGCGTTCAAGGGTTTATTAAGAAAATTTGTTTTGAAGAAAATCAATACGTTCATAAAGGTGATACTTTGGTTTTAATTGAAGATACTGAATTCCGTTTCAGAGTAGCACAGGCTGAGGCTGACTATCAAAATGCTATATCTGGTAAAACGGTCATGTCTTCAAGTATTAACACTACACAAAACAATATCTCTGTATCAGATGCCGGTATTCAGGAAGCTAAAATCCGTTTGGATAACGCCGAACGTGAATATAATCGTTATAAGAATCTGTTAGGACAAGGTGCGGTTACCAAACAGCAATATGATAACATCAAAACAGATTACGACGCGTCGAAAGCACGATATGAATTATTAGTTCGTGAAAAGCAATCTACAACTTTGGTTAAACAGGAGCAAACACATCGGTTAGGTCAAAACACAGCAGGGATCAAACTTGCCGAAGCAGCATTGGGACTGGCAAAACTAAATCTTTCCTATACGGTTATCACAGCTCCATGTGACGGAACAACCGGACGAAAGAATATACAGGAAGGAATGCTGATTCAGCCGGGACAAGCTTTAGTGGATTTGGTTGATGAAAACGACAAGTGGATTATTGCTAATTACAAAGAGACGCAAACCGCAAATATACACGATGGTCAAAAAGTTGAAATTGAAGTTGATGCTATTCCTAATGTTGTTTTTAAAGGTACTGTAGAGTCTCTTGCGCAAGCTACAGGGGCAAGTTTTTCTCTTTTCCCACAAGATAATTCAGCAGGTAACTTCGTAAAAGTTGAACAACGGATACCTATACGTATTAAATTCTCTCACGCGAATAGACCCGACGATTTGAAACGTCTTCGCGCTGGTATGAATGTTGAATGTGAAGTAAACTATTAA
- a CDS encoding beta-galactosidase: MKKYIALFLILIGATFPFLNAQSFKFKTPLYGAAYYSEYTPTDRLDEDIRLMKEAHLSVVRVGESTWSLFEPREGVFQFEWMDRILDHLNKAGIKVILGTPTYSIPAWMAERYPEVLSQRTSGTQSYYGIRQNMDITNPTYLFYCERIIRKMMEHFAKHPAIIGYQVDNEVEPRGINNHDYFVGFRNYIKKQFNNDLDSLNRAWGLNYWGMNINTWEDFYPRDGVTNPSYKVAWERWNRKSTADFLNWQIDIVKQYKRNDQFVTHCFMPYFRNIDQVEAFRQMEYPAINVYYTMQDAQDGQWIGYASDYMRKVCKNGNFLVTETNAQGTGWDSKDQYPPYDGQLRQNMYSFLAGGANMVEYWHWSTLHYGQETYWRGILGHDMQPNRVYWEFQKGAKELDKIGSKLVNLKKKNKVAILYSHDSGQGLQFMPYTNGDNYKDYMLYESLYRQNIECDIIPCDKITDFSGYDMLVIPPLYVAADSLLNKISDFVKRGGEVVMLYKSGYCNEHSAVRPTLAPGPLKDVCGFTYQEFSTINKLNLKANELGANDNTVNTWFEFLQPTTAKPLAYIDHPFFGKWPCITENSYGKGHLIYLATVPSQDLLQKIVARAATRIGQLPFNGKYGYPIIMRSGVNSNKKNIHYIFNYSAEEKSIEYPYADSQSLLDNQSLKKGSQITVEPWGVVIAEE, from the coding sequence ATGAAAAAATATATTGCATTGTTTCTTATTCTGATAGGAGCTACCTTTCCGTTTCTGAATGCGCAAAGTTTTAAGTTCAAGACTCCTTTGTATGGGGCAGCGTATTATAGTGAATATACTCCGACTGACCGGTTGGATGAAGACATTCGTTTGATGAAAGAGGCACACCTTTCTGTAGTTCGCGTTGGAGAATCCACATGGTCTTTATTTGAACCTCGCGAAGGTGTTTTTCAGTTTGAATGGATGGATCGTATTCTCGATCATTTGAATAAGGCCGGCATTAAAGTGATTCTGGGAACTCCGACCTATTCTATTCCGGCGTGGATGGCAGAACGTTATCCCGAAGTATTATCTCAAAGAACAAGCGGAACACAAAGTTATTACGGTATCCGTCAGAATATGGATATCACGAATCCCACCTATTTGTTTTATTGTGAGCGTATCATCCGGAAGATGATGGAGCATTTTGCCAAACATCCGGCTATTATCGGTTATCAGGTGGATAATGAAGTAGAACCACGCGGCATCAATAACCATGATTATTTTGTTGGTTTCCGCAATTACATAAAAAAGCAGTTCAACAATGATTTAGATTCACTGAACCGTGCATGGGGATTGAACTATTGGGGGATGAATATCAATACCTGGGAGGATTTTTATCCGCGTGATGGGGTTACGAATCCTTCTTACAAAGTGGCCTGGGAACGCTGGAATCGTAAATCAACAGCCGATTTCTTAAATTGGCAAATAGATATTGTGAAACAATACAAGCGGAATGATCAGTTTGTTACCCATTGCTTTATGCCATATTTCAGGAATATTGATCAGGTGGAAGCATTCCGGCAAATGGAATATCCTGCTATCAATGTTTATTATACCATGCAGGATGCGCAGGATGGACAATGGATTGGTTATGCCAGTGATTATATGCGTAAGGTTTGTAAAAACGGGAATTTCCTTGTAACTGAAACAAATGCGCAGGGTACAGGGTGGGATAGCAAGGATCAGTATCCGCCTTATGACGGTCAGCTACGACAAAATATGTATAGCTTCCTTGCCGGTGGTGCAAATATGGTGGAATATTGGCATTGGAGTACATTGCATTACGGACAGGAAACATATTGGCGTGGTATCCTTGGACACGATATGCAGCCTAATCGCGTGTACTGGGAGTTTCAAAAAGGTGCAAAAGAGCTCGATAAAATAGGAAGCAAGCTGGTTAATCTGAAAAAGAAAAATAAAGTTGCTATACTATACAGCCACGATTCCGGGCAAGGCTTGCAGTTTATGCCTTATACCAACGGAGACAATTACAAGGATTATATGCTTTATGAGTCTTTGTACCGTCAGAACATAGAGTGCGATATTATCCCTTGCGACAAGATAACAGATTTTAGTGGCTATGATATGTTAGTGATACCTCCTTTATATGTGGCAGCTGACAGTTTGCTTAATAAGATTTCGGACTTTGTGAAAAGAGGGGGTGAGGTAGTTATGCTTTATAAGAGTGGTTACTGCAACGAACATTCTGCTGTACGTCCCACATTGGCTCCCGGACCACTGAAAGATGTATGCGGATTTACTTATCAGGAATTTTCAACTATTAATAAACTAAACCTGAAAGCGAACGAGTTAGGGGCTAATGATAATACAGTAAATACCTGGTTTGAATTCCTTCAGCCCACTACGGCCAAACCTTTGGCATACATTGATCATCCTTTCTTCGGGAAATGGCCTTGTATTACTGAAAACTCTTATGGAAAAGGACATCTTATTTATTTAGCTACAGTCCCTTCACAGGATTTGCTGCAGAAGATTGTAGCTCGTGCTGCCACTCGTATCGGTCAGCTACCTTTCAATGGAAAATATGGTTATCCGATTATTATGCGTTCGGGCGTTAATAGTAACAAGAAGAATATTCATTATATCTTTAATTATTCGGCAGAAGAAAAGAGTATTGAATATCCTTATGCAGATAGTCAGTCTTTACTTGACAACCAGTCATTAAAAAAAGGTAGTCAGATTACCGTTGAGCCATGGGGAGTGGTTATTGCCGAGGAATAA
- a CDS encoding T9SS type A sorting domain-containing protein: MKKKVLLTALIALVTSFAFGQIIVPKSNETFVRSKVEQQLKGLEQNDYLQKLTILFQGKGVPFQSPGLKSSSIKQKLDSTVNRSFDKSTTEWLKSSKDEYTYDTNGRWTKIAFYDWNATTKQWVGNNKDEYTYDVNGRWATDINYKWNTSTSQWVANSKTEFTYNAQGYSAQLLFYNWEATTSQWVADMKYEFTYDVNGNCTQYLISNWNVITNQWVAMIKYEFTYDTGKCTQILVSSWDEGTNKWGVSMKYEFTYDANGKITVALNSIWFDESSMWFPYMKHEYFYDANGKLTTEILSNMDFMTFQLVPNSKDEYTYDTNGNNSQYIVSKWNTTTSQWDLYSKEISTYDLLYKLSDLIFPSGFPMMNFLYVIPTANVNNKLLEEQDYLWNNTGWDDSSKTTYYYSELNGSGINELNADELIIYPNPVSDGFRLNTSEKNVQVSIYDLSGSILLTKQLSGNEYIDVSNLSKGIYLVRVTTEKGLTTKKFIKK, from the coding sequence ATGAAAAAGAAAGTTTTACTCACTGCACTTATTGCATTGGTAACATCGTTTGCTTTCGGGCAAATTATAGTACCTAAAAGCAATGAAACTTTTGTGAGATCAAAAGTTGAACAGCAATTAAAAGGATTGGAGCAAAATGATTATCTGCAGAAGCTTACTATCCTGTTCCAGGGAAAAGGAGTTCCTTTTCAAAGCCCAGGTTTGAAATCTTCATCTATTAAACAAAAACTTGACAGTACGGTAAACCGGAGCTTTGATAAAAGCACTACTGAGTGGCTTAAATCTTCAAAAGATGAATACACTTATGATACCAATGGCAGGTGGACAAAGATCGCTTTTTATGACTGGAACGCCACTACTAAACAGTGGGTTGGAAATAATAAAGATGAATATACCTATGATGTCAACGGCAGGTGGGCAACGGATATTAATTATAAATGGAACACCTCTACCAGCCAGTGGGTTGCTAATTCGAAAACTGAATTTACCTACAATGCCCAAGGTTACAGTGCGCAACTCCTTTTTTATAATTGGGAAGCCACTACCAGCCAATGGGTTGCTGATATGAAATATGAATTCACTTACGATGTCAATGGCAACTGTACACAATATCTTATTAGTAACTGGAATGTCATTACCAACCAGTGGGTTGCTATGATAAAATATGAATTCACATATGATACCGGCAAATGTACACAAATCCTTGTTAGTAGCTGGGATGAGGGTACTAATAAGTGGGGTGTTAGTATGAAATATGAATTTACATATGATGCCAACGGTAAAATTACAGTGGCTCTTAATTCAATTTGGTTCGATGAATCTAGCATGTGGTTTCCTTATATGAAACATGAATATTTTTATGATGCCAACGGTAAGCTAACAACGGAAATTCTTTCTAACATGGACTTTATGACTTTCCAGTTGGTTCCTAATTCGAAAGATGAATATACCTACGATACTAATGGTAATAATTCACAATATATTGTTTCTAAATGGAATACAACAACAAGCCAGTGGGATCTTTATTCGAAAGAAATCAGCACCTATGATTTATTATACAAACTTTCTGATTTGATTTTTCCTTCCGGTTTTCCAATGATGAATTTTCTTTATGTAATTCCAACAGCAAATGTAAATAACAAGCTTCTGGAGGAACAGGATTACCTTTGGAATAATACAGGTTGGGACGATAGTTCTAAAACGACTTATTATTATTCAGAACTAAACGGCAGTGGGATAAATGAACTAAATGCTGATGAATTAATTATTTATCCTAATCCTGTTTCGGATGGATTCCGCCTAAATACTTCTGAAAAGAATGTACAGGTTTCCATTTACGATTTAAGCGGCAGTATCCTCCTCACAAAACAGTTATCTGGTAACGAATATATCGATGTTAGTAACTTGTCGAAGGGCATCTATCTGGTAAGAGTAACTACTGAAAAAGGTTTGACGACTAAAAAGTTTATAAAGAAATAG
- a CDS encoding TolC family protein: MSKTVELIMAFCVSLCVQQLYAQDSSRYTLGIDEMFRLADENSKSIRTFNTGIEQTKEGIKVAKNNLLPSIDVGLSFSYLGNAYITDRDFSNGAKADMPHYGNNFSIEASQVIYSGGAISGGIAIAELQQKMAELEKTNNQQDIRFLLTGYYLELYKLGNHARVYQKNIEQTQKLVHDIQAKQKEGTALQNDITRYELQLKNLELALTKVKNNQSIINHQLITVLGLPKKTIIVPDTAILQKEFAVSSEGDWQQMASSFSPALQQLALGIDISKQQEKIVKSEKLPHIAFVAANHFDGPITFEVPPINKNLNYWYVGVGVKYNLASLYKTNKKCKQAQLATRQAQEQLSLVKDRTENEVQAAYTYYLESFTELDTQVKSLELASQNYEVINNRYLNDLALITDMLDASNSKLSAELQVANARINILFNFYKLKKASGNL, translated from the coding sequence ATGAGTAAAACAGTAGAACTCATAATGGCCTTTTGTGTGTCGTTATGTGTCCAACAATTGTATGCCCAGGATAGCTCTCGCTATACCTTAGGCATCGATGAAATGTTTCGTTTGGCCGACGAAAATAGTAAGAGTATCCGTACTTTCAATACGGGCATTGAACAGACTAAGGAAGGAATAAAGGTAGCTAAGAACAATCTGTTACCAAGTATTGATGTGGGCCTTTCGTTCAGTTATCTGGGCAATGCCTACATTACGGATCGTGACTTTTCTAATGGTGCCAAAGCTGATATGCCTCACTATGGCAATAACTTCTCAATAGAAGCATCGCAGGTTATTTATTCCGGGGGAGCTATATCTGGTGGAATTGCCATAGCTGAGCTTCAGCAAAAGATGGCGGAACTGGAAAAAACGAATAACCAGCAGGATATCCGTTTTCTTCTGACAGGTTATTATCTGGAGTTGTATAAATTAGGTAATCATGCAAGAGTGTATCAGAAGAACATTGAGCAAACCCAAAAGTTGGTGCATGACATTCAAGCCAAGCAGAAAGAGGGTACGGCCTTGCAAAACGACATTACACGTTATGAGTTACAATTAAAGAATCTGGAGTTGGCACTTACCAAAGTAAAGAATAATCAATCTATCATCAATCATCAACTGATTACTGTGCTGGGATTACCGAAAAAAACAATAATTGTTCCTGATACGGCTATATTGCAAAAAGAATTTGCAGTATCCAGTGAAGGCGATTGGCAACAAATGGCATCTTCTTTCTCACCTGCATTGCAGCAGTTGGCATTAGGTATAGATATCAGTAAGCAACAAGAGAAGATTGTAAAATCAGAAAAATTGCCACATATAGCTTTTGTGGCTGCCAATCATTTCGACGGACCAATTACTTTTGAGGTGCCACCCATCAACAAAAACCTAAATTATTGGTATGTAGGTGTTGGCGTGAAATATAATCTTGCTTCCCTTTACAAGACAAATAAGAAATGTAAGCAGGCTCAACTTGCAACCCGCCAAGCTCAGGAACAATTGTCATTAGTCAAGGATAGAACAGAAAATGAAGTACAGGCTGCCTATACGTATTACCTGGAGTCATTTACTGAACTTGACACACAGGTGAAAAGCCTGGAATTGGCTAGCCAAAACTATGAGGTGATCAATAATCGTTATCTCAATGATTTGGCACTGATTACAGACATGCTGGATGCCAGTAATTCGAAACTTAGCGCAGAGTTGCAGGTTGCAAATGCCCGGATTAATATTCTTTTCAATTTTTATAAATTGAAAAAGGCGTCAGGAAATTTATAA